From Phenylobacterium montanum, the proteins below share one genomic window:
- a CDS encoding YciI family protein, with product MRYLMIVKATPMSERGEFPPNAEKMFADMAAFNNEMIAAGVMLDAAGLKPSSAGKRIRFEGRGKAILTDGPFAETKELIAGYWVIQCKDMDEALSWACRAPFEDGEVELRPFHEPEDFEGLVPDEVMAQEQGWRAEQARKSPKAPA from the coding sequence ATGCGCTACCTGATGATCGTGAAGGCGACGCCGATGTCGGAACGCGGCGAGTTCCCCCCAAACGCAGAGAAAATGTTCGCCGACATGGCGGCCTTCAACAACGAGATGATCGCCGCGGGCGTGATGCTGGACGCCGCAGGCTTGAAGCCCAGTTCCGCCGGCAAACGCATCCGCTTCGAGGGCCGCGGGAAAGCTATCCTCACGGACGGCCCCTTCGCCGAGACCAAGGAACTGATCGCCGGCTACTGGGTGATCCAGTGCAAGGACATGGACGAGGCGCTGAGTTGGGCATGCCGAGCGCCCTTCGAAGACGGCGAGGTCGAACTGCGCCCGTTCCACGAGCCGGAAGACTTCGAAGGCCTGGTGCCGGATGAGGTCATGGCCCAGGAACAGGGCTGGCGGGCCGAGCAGGCGCGCAAGTCGCCGAAGGCTCCGGCTTGA
- a CDS encoding DUF2188 domain-containing protein yields the protein MVKVIYHIVEHDGGWAYRVAGAYSETFPTHDAARAAAKRAAGEQRISGEEAAISYEDVAGRWHEELVQGSDRPDTDVRDG from the coding sequence ATGGTGAAAGTCATCTATCACATCGTGGAGCACGACGGCGGTTGGGCCTATCGGGTCGCTGGAGCCTATTCGGAGACCTTCCCGACCCATGACGCCGCCCGCGCCGCCGCCAAGCGCGCTGCAGGCGAACAGCGCATTTCCGGTGAAGAGGCGGCGATTTCCTACGAGGATGTCGCCGGCCGGTGGCATGAAGAACTGGTCCAGGGCTCCGATCGGCCGGACACCGACGTTAGGGATGGTTAG
- a CDS encoding methyl-accepting chemotaxis protein, giving the protein MKFFDNMRVLVKSSIPLMVMAVLFAAVVALGGVSLNQTARSYGYMVEGSDPAAVNLLRFRQSLTQLGYDLYKSLTLTCLGADAQPCRDLQQNLKTNIDLGQQSIAQADRLDPAHASDHQAMMEKFKLIADRAKAAMDLSLQDKNTDAAKAMSVADPQIQALNAEVKRFNETRLAESKAQSQVLAANAARATWTMVLVGAAVLLGGLAFAAWISATKISAPLVSLADRMKILASGDLDVIVEGQGRGDEIGLMATAVQTFKDNGLRARALEAEAEQMRLDAERQRQLTEAERGRIQAEQAMVVQTLAENLGRLAEGDLNTHIDAEFQGDYLKIKTDFNSAVDSLREAMSAIASAIRGIRGGSDEIATASDDLSRRTEQQAASLEETAGALDQITATVKRSADGAKQAASEASSAREEAARSGSVMADAVSAMGEISQGSNQITQIISVIDEIAFQTNLLALNAGVEAARAGDAGRGFAVVAQEVRALAQRSAEAAMEIKTLIARSSAQVGRGVKLVGDTGQALESIVAKVASIDHLIAEIAQSSQEQAAGLNQVNIAVNQMDQVTQQNAAMVEQSSAATATLKAEAAELDRLISRFDVGAAARAPAMSEGRRGGADNARARLTAVGGRGIAARRG; this is encoded by the coding sequence ATGAAGTTCTTCGACAACATGCGCGTTCTGGTCAAATCCTCCATCCCCTTGATGGTGATGGCGGTTCTCTTCGCCGCTGTGGTCGCGCTGGGAGGCGTCAGCCTGAATCAGACCGCACGCAGCTATGGCTATATGGTCGAAGGGAGTGATCCGGCGGCGGTCAATCTGCTGCGCTTCCGTCAATCACTGACCCAGCTGGGATACGACCTCTACAAATCTTTGACTTTGACCTGTCTTGGCGCCGATGCGCAGCCTTGCAGGGATCTCCAGCAAAACCTGAAAACCAATATCGATCTTGGACAGCAGTCGATCGCGCAGGCTGACCGCCTCGACCCGGCGCACGCAAGCGACCATCAGGCTATGATGGAGAAGTTCAAACTGATCGCAGACCGGGCAAAAGCCGCCATGGATCTGTCGCTGCAGGACAAGAACACCGACGCGGCCAAGGCGATGTCGGTCGCTGACCCCCAGATCCAGGCCCTCAATGCGGAAGTGAAGCGGTTTAACGAAACCCGCCTGGCCGAAAGCAAGGCCCAGTCCCAAGTCCTGGCGGCGAACGCCGCGCGCGCGACCTGGACCATGGTTTTGGTCGGCGCGGCCGTACTGCTCGGAGGCCTCGCCTTCGCCGCCTGGATCTCGGCGACCAAGATATCCGCCCCGCTCGTCAGCCTGGCTGATCGAATGAAGATCCTGGCCAGCGGCGATCTGGACGTGATCGTCGAGGGGCAAGGCCGGGGCGACGAAATCGGCCTGATGGCTACGGCCGTGCAGACATTCAAGGACAATGGCCTCAGAGCCCGGGCGCTGGAGGCGGAGGCGGAGCAGATGCGGCTGGACGCCGAGCGCCAGCGCCAACTGACCGAAGCAGAGCGCGGACGCATCCAGGCCGAGCAGGCCATGGTGGTGCAAACCCTTGCCGAAAACCTTGGCCGGCTGGCTGAAGGTGATCTCAACACGCACATCGACGCGGAGTTCCAGGGCGACTATCTGAAGATCAAGACGGACTTCAATTCGGCGGTGGACAGCCTGCGCGAAGCGATGAGCGCCATCGCGTCCGCCATCCGCGGCATTCGGGGCGGCTCGGACGAGATCGCCACGGCGTCTGACGACCTGTCCCGGCGGACCGAACAGCAGGCCGCCAGCCTTGAGGAAACGGCGGGCGCCCTCGACCAGATCACCGCCACGGTGAAGCGCAGCGCCGACGGCGCCAAGCAGGCGGCGAGCGAAGCCTCGAGCGCGAGGGAGGAAGCGGCGCGATCAGGGTCAGTCATGGCCGACGCCGTTTCCGCCATGGGCGAAATCTCGCAAGGATCAAACCAGATCACCCAGATCATCTCGGTGATCGACGAAATCGCGTTCCAGACCAATCTGCTCGCCCTGAACGCGGGGGTCGAAGCCGCGCGCGCCGGCGACGCCGGACGTGGCTTCGCCGTCGTGGCCCAGGAGGTCCGGGCGCTGGCGCAGCGGTCGGCCGAGGCGGCGATGGAGATCAAGACCCTGATCGCCAGGTCTTCGGCCCAGGTGGGCCGGGGTGTAAAGCTCGTGGGAGATACAGGCCAGGCGCTCGAATCGATCGTCGCAAAGGTGGCATCAATCGACCATCTGATCGCCGAGATCGCCCAGTCCTCGCAGGAACAAGCCGCGGGCCTCAACCAGGTCAACATAGCGGTCAACCAGATGGACCAGGTGACGCAGCAGAACGCAGCCATGGTCGAACAGTCGAGTGCGGCGACCGCAACGCTCAAGGCCGAGGCGGCCGAGCTCGATCGGCTCATCTCGCGGTTCGACGTCGGCGCCGCGGCCCGTGCCCCGGCGATGTCCGAAGGACGCCGCGGGGGCGCTGACAACGCTCGCGCCCGGCTGACTGCAGTCGGCGGGCGCGGCATAGCGGCCCGGCGCGGGTAG
- a CDS encoding c-type cytochrome, with amino-acid sequence MKFVHGRPVGLVALAILAAGGGAAAQDFFGGHFSEQTGEAIFKGICQGCHMPDAKGAVGAGAYPALAGDERLSAAAYPALVITVGQKAMPSFGDQLSDEQIANVVNYIRSNFGNHYTDKITPDEVKAMRPPKAPG; translated from the coding sequence ATGAAATTCGTGCATGGGCGGCCTGTTGGCCTGGTCGCGCTGGCGATACTTGCAGCCGGCGGCGGCGCGGCGGCGCAGGATTTCTTCGGCGGCCATTTTTCGGAGCAGACCGGCGAAGCCATCTTCAAGGGAATCTGCCAGGGATGCCACATGCCGGACGCGAAGGGCGCGGTCGGCGCGGGGGCCTATCCCGCCCTGGCGGGCGACGAGCGCTTAAGCGCCGCTGCATATCCGGCCCTGGTGATCACGGTGGGGCAGAAGGCGATGCCCTCTTTCGGCGACCAGCTGAGCGACGAGCAAATCGCCAATGTGGTCAACTATATCCGCTCCAACTTCGGCAATCACTACACCGACAAGATCACTCCGGACGAGGTCAAGGCGATGCGGCCGCCGAAGGCGCCGGGGTAG
- a CDS encoding flavin monoamine oxidase family protein, with the protein MVRFLASSPPRLVGYGICFPIECFGVLCCHFPEKLQIVSRFAWRVTRGWNGARRVADQNSTPMSRRSLFAMIGTVAGGAVMLEAMSRLAYAGESGFNGPIELSQDSKGASVLILGAGLAGMCAAYELRKAGYKVQVLEYNDRPGGRNWSLYGGDTYTELGGFKQEVRFDKGLYFNPGPWRLPHHHYAVLHYCKLLNVALEPFIQTNYAAYVHSTKAFGGKPKRYREVQADFDGHVAELLAKSTQQGKLDQAVTREDREVLLEAMREWGALDKNYEYKKGVLASERRGWDSDPGGGLTSMPTPSEPMAMSDLLKSGLWGAISAGQIYEFQQMIFQPVGGMGMIGKAFGRELDGLIHYNAKVIDIHQDDHGVVATFQDAKAGGAPQQAKADWCVCTIPATILGQTPINVGAPMKSAIDALYYDASVKVGLQFKRRFWEQDDAIYGGISFTDQPNAMIGYPSTDYFSSGKGVLLGAYTFGPSAFEFAAMSPEERISKALEYGANIHPQYRTEFETGAAVAWHRVPWTLGCAGHWTEELRDQHYDNLCAIDGRIVLAGEHASRLPAWQEGALLSSLDAIRRLHQRVQAS; encoded by the coding sequence ATGGTGAGGTTTCTCGCTTCATCGCCACCGCGGCTGGTGGGCTATGGCATATGCTTCCCGATTGAATGCTTTGGCGTCCTTTGCTGTCATTTTCCCGAGAAGCTGCAAATAGTGAGCAGATTCGCGTGGCGGGTGACCCGCGGGTGGAATGGAGCGAGGCGAGTGGCTGACCAGAATTCGACACCGATGAGCCGTCGCTCGCTGTTCGCGATGATCGGCACGGTCGCGGGTGGGGCCGTGATGCTGGAGGCGATGTCACGGCTCGCCTATGCCGGCGAGTCTGGCTTCAACGGTCCGATCGAACTTTCCCAAGATTCCAAGGGCGCTTCGGTTCTGATTCTCGGCGCCGGGCTTGCGGGCATGTGCGCGGCCTACGAGCTGCGCAAGGCCGGCTATAAAGTCCAGGTGCTGGAATACAACGACCGTCCCGGCGGTCGGAACTGGTCGCTCTATGGCGGCGACACCTATACCGAACTTGGTGGCTTCAAGCAGGAGGTGCGCTTCGACAAGGGGCTCTATTTCAACCCTGGCCCCTGGCGCCTACCTCATCACCATTACGCCGTTCTGCACTATTGCAAGCTGCTGAACGTCGCCCTGGAGCCGTTCATACAGACCAACTACGCCGCCTATGTCCACTCGACCAAGGCGTTCGGCGGCAAGCCGAAGCGCTATCGGGAAGTGCAGGCGGACTTCGACGGCCATGTCGCCGAACTGCTCGCCAAAAGCACCCAACAGGGCAAGCTCGACCAGGCTGTCACCAGGGAGGATCGCGAGGTCCTGCTCGAGGCGATGCGCGAATGGGGCGCGCTGGACAAGAACTACGAATACAAAAAAGGCGTATTGGCCAGCGAGCGGCGTGGCTGGGATTCCGACCCCGGCGGCGGCCTGACCTCGATGCCGACGCCCTCGGAGCCCATGGCGATGAGCGACCTGCTGAAGTCCGGCCTGTGGGGGGCCATCAGCGCCGGCCAGATCTACGAGTTCCAGCAGATGATCTTCCAGCCGGTCGGCGGCATGGGCATGATCGGCAAGGCTTTTGGCCGGGAGCTCGACGGCCTGATTCACTACAATGCCAAGGTCATCGACATCCACCAGGACGATCACGGTGTCGTCGCCACCTTCCAGGACGCCAAGGCGGGCGGCGCGCCGCAGCAAGCCAAGGCAGACTGGTGCGTCTGCACGATCCCCGCCACAATCCTTGGCCAGACCCCGATCAATGTCGGCGCGCCGATGAAGAGCGCGATCGACGCGCTCTACTACGATGCGTCAGTCAAGGTCGGCCTGCAGTTCAAGCGTCGCTTCTGGGAGCAGGACGACGCCATCTACGGCGGCATCAGCTTCACCGATCAGCCGAACGCCATGATCGGCTATCCAAGCACGGACTATTTCAGCAGCGGCAAGGGCGTGCTGCTGGGCGCCTACACCTTCGGTCCGAGCGCCTTCGAATTCGCCGCCATGTCCCCTGAAGAGCGCATCTCCAAGGCGCTCGAATACGGCGCCAACATCCATCCGCAGTACAGGACCGAGTTCGAGACCGGTGCGGCGGTCGCCTGGCACCGGGTGCCGTGGACCCTGGGCTGCGCGGGTCATTGGACCGAGGAGCTTCGGGACCAACACTACGACAACCTCTGCGCGATCGACGGCCGAATCGTGCTCGCGGGCGAGCACGCATCGCGACTTCCGGCCTGGCAGGAGGGGGCGCTGCTGTCGTCGCTGGACGCTATCCGCCGTTTGCATCAACGCGTGCAAGCGAGCTGA
- a CDS encoding sigma-70 family RNA polymerase sigma factor: MADTDKRFQEELLALIPSLRAFSRTMAGDRAEADDLVQDTMLKAWRSRATFTLGTNMKGWAFMILRNQFYSEKRRSWRRVPLDQETAESTLLANDDPTAAHELSDLRRAMMLLSAEQREALILVGAAGMPYDEAASILGCAIGTVKSRVSRARRQVGIILAAGQLPAADVAPHLAFDAIIDDAFRHQAVA, from the coding sequence ATGGCCGATACCGACAAGCGATTCCAGGAAGAGTTGTTGGCGCTTATCCCGTCTCTGCGAGCTTTCAGCCGCACCATGGCGGGCGATCGTGCGGAGGCGGACGATCTCGTTCAGGACACCATGCTGAAGGCGTGGAGGTCGCGCGCCACCTTCACGCTCGGAACGAACATGAAGGGATGGGCCTTCATGATCCTTCGCAATCAGTTCTATTCCGAAAAGCGGCGTTCGTGGCGGCGAGTACCGCTCGACCAAGAGACCGCCGAAAGCACCTTGCTGGCGAATGATGATCCGACGGCTGCGCATGAGCTGTCAGATCTACGCCGGGCCATGATGCTGCTGAGCGCTGAGCAGCGGGAAGCGTTGATCCTCGTCGGCGCCGCCGGCATGCCGTACGATGAAGCCGCCAGCATCCTCGGGTGCGCGATTGGAACGGTCAAAAGCCGGGTTAGCCGGGCGCGTCGCCAAGTCGGAATTATTCTAGCCGCGGGTCAGTTGCCGGCGGCGGATGTAGCGCCTCATCTGGCCTTTGACGCGATCATCGATGACGCCTTCCGCCATCAAGCCGTCGCCTGA
- a CDS encoding NRAMP family divalent metal transporter: MADLANVGAQSPPEDVKQPEKPKLLQVLGPGLITGASDDDPSGIATYSQVGAQFGYDMGWVMLFSWPLMCAIQEISARIGRVTGKGIAGNLKAYYPRSLLFGLVSLLLIANTINLGADLGAMGASLKLVIGGPQLVYVALFGLASILLEVFVRYSRYVSVLKWLTLALFAYVGVAFVVHVDWLTFGQRLVAPKITWTSDYLTSLVAILGTTISPYLFFWQAEEEVEEVKERDGAKPLARAPSQAKPEFARIRLDTYLGMGLSNLVALFIIVTTAATLHAHGVTDIQTSAQAAQALKPIAGPATFIVFALGIVGTGLLAVPVLAGSAAYATGEAFGWHVGLARKLGRAPSFYATIAIATLVGAGLNFTPIDPIKALFWSAVINGVVAVPVMALMMLLASRPKIMGRFALSPGLKIVGWVATAVMALAAVAMIATIGH; this comes from the coding sequence ATGGCCGACCTTGCCAATGTCGGCGCACAGAGCCCGCCGGAAGATGTCAAACAACCCGAAAAGCCCAAGCTTCTGCAGGTGCTGGGCCCCGGACTGATCACCGGCGCCTCCGACGACGATCCCAGCGGGATCGCCACCTATTCCCAGGTCGGCGCCCAATTCGGCTACGACATGGGCTGGGTGATGCTGTTCAGCTGGCCGCTGATGTGCGCGATCCAGGAGATCAGCGCACGCATCGGCCGCGTGACCGGCAAGGGCATCGCCGGAAACCTCAAGGCCTACTATCCGCGCAGCCTGCTGTTTGGCCTGGTCAGCCTGCTTCTGATCGCCAACACCATCAATCTGGGCGCCGACCTCGGCGCCATGGGCGCATCGCTGAAGCTGGTGATCGGCGGCCCTCAACTGGTCTATGTCGCGCTGTTCGGCCTCGCTTCGATCCTCCTGGAAGTCTTCGTGCGCTATTCGCGCTACGTCTCGGTGCTCAAATGGCTGACCTTGGCTCTGTTCGCCTATGTCGGCGTCGCCTTTGTCGTGCATGTAGATTGGCTCACGTTCGGCCAGCGCCTTGTGGCGCCCAAGATCACGTGGACGTCCGACTATCTCACCTCTCTGGTCGCCATCCTCGGCACCACCATCAGCCCCTACCTGTTCTTCTGGCAGGCTGAAGAGGAGGTCGAAGAGGTCAAGGAGCGCGACGGGGCCAAACCCCTGGCGCGGGCGCCCAGCCAAGCCAAACCCGAGTTCGCGCGGATTCGTCTCGACACCTATCTGGGCATGGGCCTGTCGAACCTCGTGGCCCTCTTCATCATCGTCACCACCGCCGCGACCCTGCACGCCCATGGGGTCACCGATATCCAGACTTCCGCTCAGGCGGCGCAGGCGCTCAAGCCGATCGCCGGGCCTGCCACCTTCATCGTGTTTGCGTTGGGCATCGTCGGCACCGGCCTGCTCGCGGTGCCGGTGCTCGCCGGCTCAGCAGCCTACGCCACCGGCGAGGCCTTCGGCTGGCATGTCGGCCTTGCGCGCAAACTTGGCCGCGCGCCGTCCTTCTACGCCACGATCGCCATCGCAACCCTTGTGGGCGCCGGCCTTAACTTCACACCGATCGACCCGATCAAGGCGCTCTTCTGGAGTGCAGTGATCAATGGCGTGGTCGCTGTGCCCGTCATGGCGCTCATGATGCTGCTGGCCAGCAGGCCAAAGATCATGGGGCGCTTCGCCTTGAGCCCCGGCCTGAAGATTGTCGGCTGGGTGGCGACGGCGGTAATGGCCCTGGCGGCCGTGGCGATGATCGCCACGATCGGTCACTAG
- a CDS encoding SLC13 family permease, translating to MTQPQALTFTLLAGAMICFAWGRFRYDLIALTTLLVGVICGLVPAQRAFEGFTSDVVIIIASALVISAAVTRSGVVEQLLRPALTRLRSPQTQVPALASATAVLSMMTKNVGALAVLMPLAIRLARTTGVSQSSLLMPMSFLSLLGGLTTLVGTSTNIIVSQVREEALGRPFRMFDFAPVGLILTALGLLFVSFGWRLLPQGRRPQASLDEALAAPYATEAKLPAQLPQGLNSLRDLDLASDGIKVLALLRNGERIASPTRRRKLLPGDTLLLQGEHDQLRLIFNRTPLLHVSAEDKPSKEQAKEEVRSIEAVVQVGSQLVGRTADQMRFQEQLGVNLMGISRSGAQIAGSLGGERLRAGDVLVLQAGERALPSALLALGALPLVEREVRLEGASKRPAALIILVAAMLAAGLQLTPVAVAFFGAALAMVMSGAISMREAYASLDAPVLVLIGALTPLSEAVRSSGGADLIAHALAPLLQGWPAAATLAALMVLAMAASPFLHNAPTVLILGPIAVAVASRLHVSPDGFLMAVATGAGCDFLTPVGHQCNTLVMGPGGYRFGDYARLGLPLSLMVLIVGPLVIAWIWPLTRA from the coding sequence ATGACCCAGCCGCAGGCGCTGACCTTCACCTTGCTCGCCGGCGCCATGATCTGTTTCGCCTGGGGGCGGTTTCGCTACGATCTGATCGCCTTGACGACGCTGTTGGTGGGCGTGATTTGCGGGCTTGTGCCTGCTCAGCGGGCGTTCGAGGGCTTCACCAGCGACGTAGTGATAATCATCGCCAGCGCCCTGGTGATCAGCGCCGCCGTGACCCGCTCAGGCGTCGTCGAACAGTTGCTACGGCCCGCTCTCACCCGACTGCGGTCCCCGCAAACCCAGGTTCCCGCCTTGGCTTCGGCGACCGCGGTCCTTTCCATGATGACCAAAAACGTCGGCGCGCTGGCCGTGCTGATGCCGCTGGCCATCCGCCTGGCGCGCACCACCGGCGTCTCGCAGTCTTCCCTGCTGATGCCGATGTCGTTCCTTTCGTTGCTGGGGGGCCTTACGACGCTGGTCGGCACGTCCACCAACATCATTGTCAGCCAAGTTCGCGAAGAGGCTTTGGGACGTCCGTTCCGGATGTTCGACTTCGCGCCCGTGGGCCTGATCCTGACGGCGCTGGGCCTTCTGTTCGTCAGCTTCGGCTGGAGGTTGCTGCCCCAGGGGCGACGCCCCCAGGCGAGCCTGGATGAAGCCCTGGCGGCTCCCTACGCCACCGAGGCCAAATTGCCAGCGCAGTTGCCCCAGGGACTGAACAGCTTGCGCGACCTCGATCTGGCCAGCGATGGAATCAAGGTCCTGGCTTTGCTGCGCAACGGCGAGCGTATTGCGTCACCTACCCGGCGCCGAAAGCTCCTGCCCGGCGACACGCTGCTATTACAGGGCGAACACGATCAGTTGCGCTTGATCTTCAATCGAACGCCGCTGCTGCACGTGAGCGCCGAAGACAAGCCGTCGAAAGAACAAGCCAAGGAAGAGGTCCGCTCGATCGAGGCCGTCGTCCAGGTCGGCTCGCAGCTTGTTGGCCGCACCGCAGATCAAATGCGGTTTCAGGAGCAATTGGGCGTCAATCTGATGGGGATCAGCCGCAGCGGCGCGCAGATCGCCGGCTCGCTTGGCGGCGAGCGGTTGCGCGCCGGCGACGTACTGGTGCTGCAGGCGGGGGAAAGGGCGCTCCCGAGCGCGCTGTTGGCGCTGGGCGCGCTGCCTCTGGTGGAGCGCGAGGTGCGGCTCGAGGGGGCGTCCAAGCGGCCGGCGGCGCTGATCATCCTGGTTGCGGCCATGCTCGCCGCGGGGCTGCAACTGACCCCGGTGGCGGTGGCCTTCTTCGGCGCGGCGCTGGCCATGGTGATGAGCGGCGCGATCAGCATGCGCGAGGCCTATGCGTCGCTAGATGCGCCAGTGCTGGTGCTGATCGGCGCCTTGACCCCGCTCAGCGAGGCGGTGCGAAGCAGCGGCGGCGCAGACCTGATCGCTCACGCCCTGGCGCCGCTGCTGCAGGGCTGGCCTGCGGCCGCAACCCTGGCCGCCCTGATGGTTCTTGCCATGGCCGCGTCGCCCTTTTTGCACAACGCCCCTACCGTACTGATCCTTGGCCCGATCGCCGTGGCTGTGGCGTCGCGCCTGCACGTCAGCCCGGATGGTTTCCTGATGGCGGTAGCGACGGGAGCGGGTTGCGATTTCCTCACCCCCGTCGGTCATCAATGCAATACGCTGGTGATGGGGCCCGGCGGCTACCGGTTCGGCGATTACGCCCGACTGGGGTTGCCGCTCTCGCTGATGGTTCTGATCGTGGGGCCTTTGGTTATCGCCTGGATATGGCCGCTGACGCGCGCCTGA
- a CDS encoding YXWGXW repeat-containing protein, which translates to MRRLLTATLAGLLSTTAPLALAPSAAQAQISIGISVNFAPPPLPVYDQPPIPGPDYLWTPGYWAWDDDFGDYYWVPGAWVMAPQPGLLWTPGYWGWDDGVYLFHQGYWGPHVGFYGGVDYGFGYTGGDYQGGYWQSGHFFYNRSVNNITNVNITNVYNKTVVINNAPRASFNGPGGITAQPTALQASAAHERHVALTGAQTQHIRAASANTALRASSNHGAPPIAATTKAGVLSGAGVVAAAHAGGAYNPPPVTQRQSGKPGAMHPVAAAKASGAPAPTTPQRPGTSAAPAARPEGATEAAGHRPPINLETSRPSAAPSPGDRRETPPAPTPAARRQQPMPSAPLRERPMEAAPAERQEGQPPRRLAPQPPEETRTERPATAERPAPTDRPEVAPRPMPNAGAEAARPQGPPRTSAPPPSAMRTAPPPAARAPVRPPPAPKPPPKPEKEKEDHPQG; encoded by the coding sequence ATGCGGCGTCTTTTGACCGCAACTCTTGCAGGCCTTTTGTCGACGACTGCGCCTCTCGCCCTAGCGCCGTCGGCGGCCCAGGCCCAGATCTCGATCGGCATAAGCGTAAATTTCGCGCCGCCGCCGCTGCCGGTCTACGACCAGCCGCCGATCCCGGGACCGGACTACCTCTGGACCCCCGGCTACTGGGCCTGGGACGACGATTTCGGCGACTACTACTGGGTTCCTGGCGCCTGGGTGATGGCGCCGCAGCCGGGGCTCTTGTGGACGCCGGGTTATTGGGGCTGGGACGACGGTGTTTATCTGTTCCACCAGGGATATTGGGGGCCGCACGTCGGCTTCTATGGCGGCGTCGACTACGGCTTCGGCTATACAGGCGGAGACTACCAGGGCGGATACTGGCAGAGCGGGCATTTTTTCTACAACCGCTCGGTCAACAATATCACCAATGTCAATATCACCAACGTCTACAACAAGACGGTCGTGATCAACAACGCCCCCCGGGCGAGCTTCAACGGCCCTGGCGGGATTACCGCCCAGCCTACGGCACTGCAGGCGAGCGCCGCGCATGAGCGGCATGTCGCACTGACAGGAGCTCAGACCCAGCATATCAGGGCCGCCTCGGCCAACACCGCCTTGCGCGCCTCAAGCAACCATGGCGCCCCTCCGATCGCCGCAACGACCAAAGCGGGAGTGTTGAGCGGCGCCGGGGTGGTGGCCGCCGCGCACGCCGGCGGCGCCTACAATCCGCCGCCCGTGACCCAGCGCCAGTCAGGCAAGCCCGGCGCCATGCACCCGGTTGCGGCGGCGAAGGCGTCAGGCGCCCCCGCCCCGACGACGCCCCAGCGGCCCGGAACGTCGGCGGCGCCGGCTGCTCGCCCCGAAGGCGCTACGGAGGCCGCTGGTCATCGCCCCCCGATCAATCTGGAAACCAGTCGGCCTTCCGCCGCGCCGTCGCCGGGTGATCGGCGCGAAACGCCGCCAGCGCCAACACCTGCAGCTCGTCGACAACAGCCGATGCCGTCGGCGCCCCTGCGCGAGCGTCCGATGGAGGCCGCGCCTGCTGAACGACAAGAGGGCCAGCCGCCGCGCAGGTTGGCGCCTCAGCCCCCCGAAGAGACCCGCACCGAGCGACCGGCGACGGCAGAACGACCCGCCCCGACAGACCGTCCGGAAGTCGCGCCTCGACCCATGCCGAATGCGGGAGCCGAGGCGGCTCGTCCGCAAGGGCCGCCCCGGACTTCAGCGCCGCCGCCGTCCGCGATGCGCACCGCTCCGCCGCCAGCCGCTCGGGCTCCGGTCAGGCCTCCTCCCGCGCCCAAGCCCCCGCCAAAGCCGGAAAAGGAAAAAGAAGACCACCCGCAGGGCTAG
- a CDS encoding Crp/Fnr family transcriptional regulator, which produces MNRLPTICRNRLLETLDPDDLALLEPRFERVDLRAGAALFEPGQDVNHIYFLERPAVVAMVVDLSEGDSAEATMIGWEGAVGGVVSAGSKPAFARMVVQSSGPAVRLPIETLEQVKQESSSCRDHFSRYADCLLAQVMQTVACNTTHELDARLARWLLALNDRVGVPEMKLTQESAAQMLGVRRTYVTKVLGQLERLGAIHRQRGKVIVRSRQRLSDHACECYGELRRHFDQILPGVYSP; this is translated from the coding sequence GTGAATCGATTACCGACGATATGCCGAAATCGGCTTCTCGAGACGCTCGATCCAGACGACCTGGCGCTGCTCGAACCCCGCTTCGAACGTGTCGATCTGCGTGCCGGAGCAGCTCTGTTCGAGCCGGGCCAGGACGTGAACCATATTTACTTCCTAGAGCGGCCGGCGGTTGTGGCGATGGTCGTGGATCTCAGCGAAGGCGACAGCGCCGAGGCGACCATGATCGGCTGGGAAGGCGCCGTCGGCGGGGTTGTTAGCGCCGGTTCGAAGCCGGCTTTTGCGCGTATGGTCGTCCAGTCGTCCGGTCCAGCTGTTCGCTTGCCGATCGAAACGCTGGAACAGGTCAAGCAGGAATCATCTTCGTGCCGCGATCATTTCTCACGCTATGCGGACTGTCTTCTTGCGCAGGTGATGCAGACTGTCGCCTGCAATACCACGCACGAGCTTGATGCGCGCCTGGCGCGTTGGCTGCTGGCTTTGAACGACCGTGTGGGCGTCCCGGAGATGAAACTAACCCAGGAATCAGCAGCCCAGATGTTGGGTGTCAGGCGAACCTACGTCACCAAGGTCCTGGGACAGCTCGAGCGGCTTGGGGCGATCCACCGCCAGCGGGGAAAAGTGATTGTTCGCAGCCGCCAGCGGCTCTCGGATCATGCTTGCGAGTGCTACGGCGAACTGCGGCGTCACTTCGACCAGATCCTCCCCGGCGTCTATTCTCCATAG